The Allostreptomyces psammosilenae sequence CCGCCGGCCTGCTGCTGGTCGCCCTCGCGCTGCTCCGCCTGCTGCGCACCGGGGCCAGGCCGGCCGTGGCCGGCGCCGGCAGCGGGGGTGGGGGCGGCACCGGCGGCGGCGCCGGCGGCGCGACCCGTCCGGCGCCCGTCGAGGAACGCCGGCTGGTGCCGGCCGAGGCCGCGGAGGCTCCCGCGCGCGCCGAGTGAGGCACGCCGCCCCCTCCCCCGCCGCGCCCGCGTCAGGTGGTGGGGGCGCCTGGGGCGGCGGCCTCCAGGTCGGCCACGCTGCCCGACATGATCGTCCGCACGTGCCTGGTGATGTGCTCCGCGGGCCAGTCCCACCAGGCCACCGCCAGCAGCCGGGCGACGTCCTCGTCGCTGTAGCGGGTGCGGATGAGCCGGGCCGGGTTGCCGCCGACGATCCCGTAGTCGGGGACGTCCGCGGTGACCACGGCGCCGGAGCCGATGATCGCCCCGTGCCCGATCCGCACGCCGGGCATCACCGTCGAGCCGTAGCCGAACCAGACGTCGTTGCCGACCACGGTGTCCCCGCGGTTCGGCAGGCCGGTGAGCAGGTCGAAGTGCTCGGCCCAGGAGCCGCCCATGGTGGGGAAGGGGAAGGTCGAGGGGCCGTCCATGCGGTGGTTGGCGCCGTTCATGATGAACCGCACCCCGGTGCCCAGCGCGCAGAACCTGCCGATGACCAGCTTCTCCGGCCCGTAGTGGTAGAGCACGTTGCGGGTTTCGAAGGCGGTCGCGTCGTCCGGGTCGTCGTAGTAGGAGTACTCCCCGACCTCGATCAACGGGGACTTCACCAGCGGCTTGAGCAGCACCACCCGCGGCTGGTCGGGCATCGGGTGCAGCACCGTCGGGTCGGCGGGCAGGGGCATGACGAGCTACTCCATGGGGTCGCGGTCGGTGTCCGCCCCATGATCGCGGTGGTGTGCCCGCAGGAACACCGATTTACCGGCGGGGAGAACACCCGGGGAGCGGGCCGGCCGGCCCGGGCCGGCCGGCCCGCCTCCACCACGTTCCTCAGCGCACCCGTCCGTCCCACTGGCACCGCTCCAGGCGGGCCAGGCCGGGCAGCGCGATCCGGCCCGCGCACCACAGCAGCGTCTCCGACGCGCCGTGGCCGGACGGCGCGTCGGGGAAGAGCCGCCGCACCGCCGGTGCGCTGAGCTCGTCCGGCGGCGTCCAGTCGAGGCCGAGGGTGCGGGCGATGTCGTAGGTGTGCACCAGCATCTCCACCAGCGCCATGGCGGCGAATCCCGGGCCGTCGGAGGTGCCCCACGGGTGCCAGGCGCGTGCCTCGGGCGCGGCCTCGCGCACGGTCGAGGCGAGGAGCGCGGCCGAGATCCGGACGCCCTCCAGGCAGGTCGGGATCGGTGTTCCCTCCGCCAGCGAGGCGGACAGCGCGGTGAACCGGTCGGTGGGCTGGGCGATGAGCAGCCCGGCGTAGCCGACCAGCCCGAGCGCGAGGTGGTCCAGCGTGGTGCGGCAGCTCCAGTCGAGGCCGGTCGCCGGGCGGGACCAGTCCTGGTCGGCGCCCTTGTCCAGGACGGCCGTGCACTCGTCGGCGGCGCGGGTCACCAGGTCGGGCCAGGGGGTGGTCATCTGGGTCGGTCCGTTCGTCTGTTCGTGGCGTGCGTTGGTACGGCTACTCGGTAGGGGTATGGGCGCGGGTGCGGGGGGCGGCGCCGCCCCCCGCACCCGGGGGCCTCACGCGGGCTTGCGCATGACCTCCACCAGGCTGGCGAAGCTGGAGCCGCCGTGGCCGGCGGCGATCGCCCGCTCGGCGAGCGTCTTGATCAGCGTCGGCAGCTCCACGTTGACGCCGCGCTCGCGGCTGGCGTGCAGGACGTGCTCCATCGTGGTCACCTGGATGTCCAAGGTGGCGTCCGCCGGGTACGCGCCGGCGTCCACCTGCTTGGCGTACTCGGTCAGGTAGCCGGTGATGGTGGACAGCCAGCGGTTGCCGACCGGGGTGAACGTCCTTGCGTCCACGCCCTCCGCGCCGAGCAGCGCCACCGCGTGCACGTAGCCGCTCATCGTCGACCACATCAGGCCCAGCAGCGCCACGTCGTACAGCGACGCCAGCCCGAAGTCCTCGCCCAGGTGCGTGGTGCCGCCGCCCAGGGCGGCCAGCGTGGCCCGGTGGGCGTCGAAGAGGGCGCGGGGACCGCTGTAGAGCAGCACCGCCTCCGGCTGCCCCACCCCGATCGGGATGGACATGACCGCGCCGTCGAGGTAGGGGATGCCGTGCCCGGCCGCCCAGTCCGCCGTCTGGCGGGCCTGCTCCGGGGAGCCGGAGGTCAGGTTCACCAGGGTGCGTCCCGCCAGCGTGCCGGTCAGCGGCTCCAGCAGCTCCAGCGCCACCTCGTAGGTGGACAGGCAGACCACCACCACCTCGGCCGCCGCCACGGCCTCGGCGACCGTCCCGGCGCGGACGGCGCCCCGGTCGACCAGCGCGTCGGCCTTGTCGGCCGTCCGGTTCCAGACGGTCGTCGGGTGACCGGCGTTCAGGAAGGCGCCGGCCAGCGCCTGGCCCATCAGGCCGAGGCCGATGACCGCCACGCCCTCGCGGGTCTCGGACGGAGTGTTCGCGTCGGACCGCATTCGGTGTGCTCCTCGTGTGTCTGACGCGGCGCCGGCCGGGCCGGGCCGCGTGTCCCGTTCGATCGGGAACCACGTTCCCAGCGGGCGCCGCGCGCCGACAGTGGCAGGAGTGACGACCTTCGTACGGATCCTGCCGCGCCCGCCGGACGTGCCCACCGGACGTGCGCCGGACGTGCCCGCCGGCGCCGCCGGTCCGGACGCCGCGTCGGAAGCGGCGGGTGCGCTGTCGTGAAAGGGTGTCGGCGCTGTCGGCGCGGCTGCGTACCCTGGCCGGCATGAGCCCTGGTTCCGTCGCTGTGGCCGTGATCGACGACGCGGACACCCACCCCTGGGATCTGTTCGAGCTGGCCATCGTCTGCGCGGTCTTCGGCAAGGCGCAGCCCGACCTGGCCGACCCCTGGTACGACCTGCGGCTGTGCGGCTCCCGGGCGGGCGCCACCCGCGCCGGCTTCGGGTTCGTCCTGGACACCCGGTACGGCCTGGCGGACCTCCCGAAGGCCGACACGGTGATCGTGCCCTCGGTGCCGGACGAGTGCGTGGAGGGCGACCGCGAGCTCGACCCGGAGCTGATCGACGCGCTGCGCGAGGCCAGCGCCGCCGGCGCCCGCATGGTCTCGCTCTGCAACGGCGCCTTCGCCCTGGCCGCCGCCGGCATCCTCGACGGCCGGCGGGCCACCGCCCACTGGGTGCACACCGCCACCCTCGCCCGCCGCTACCCCCGGGTGCGGGTCGACGACTCCGTGCTCTACGTCGACGACGGCGACGTGCTCACCAGCGCCGGCGTCACCGCCGGGCTGGACCTGTGCCTGCACCTGGTGCGCCGTGACCTCGGGGCGACCGTCGCCAACCAGCTGGCCCGCCGCATGGTGGTGCCGGCGCACCGCCCGGGCGGCCAGGCGCAGTTCGTCGACCTGTCCGTCCCGGCCTGCGACGACGACAGCCTGGGGCCGGTGCTGGAGTGGGCCACGGCCCACCTCGACCAGCCGCTCACCGTGGAGGACCTGGCCCGGCGGGCCGGCATGAGCACCCGGACGTTCTTCCGGCGCCTGCACTCCGCCACCGGCACCACCCCGCTGAGGTGGCTGCTGGGCCAGCGGCTGGCCCGCGCGCAGAGCCTGCTGGAGTCCACCAACCTGTCGATCGACCAGGTGGGCCAGTACAGCGGGCTGGGCACCGGGACCAACCTGCGGCGCCACTTCACCGCCCACGTCGGTGTGCCGCCCAGCGACTACCGACGCGCCTTCCAGCAGTCCCGCCCGGAGCACTGACCGCCGCGAGCCGGGGGCGCGCGAGGTGGCCGATCGGGCCGAAAAAATTTAACCGAGTAACGTTCCTTACTGGGTTCACGTATGCTTCCCGGTGTTCGGCGCACGGCCGGACCGAGGCGGAACAGGCGTGAGAAGGTCGCGACGGATGACGGCAACCGAACGGGAACGGGGACGGCGGCGGACACCGCGAGGCCGCCGGCCGGACGCAGTGGGCGGGTCCGACGCGGTGGGCGGGCCGGAAGCGGTGGGCCGGCCCGGCGCGCCCGCCGGCCCCCGGCCGGCCGAACCGGGCGGCGGCGCGCTGGACCGGGAGCGCGCCTACCACGAGGCCTGCCGGGCGGCCCTGGCCGCGATGGTGCGGGACGCCGGCGACCAGGTCGTCTCCGGGGAGAACGCCTCCGCCGACGGCGCCAGCGCCGAGGCGCTCGGCAGACGCCTGCGCGGCCGGGCCCGGGACCTGCGCGAGGAACCCGACCGGCCGCTGTTCTTCGGCCGGCTGGACTTCGACGACTCCCCCGACGGCGGCGACCACCGCGGCCAGAGCTACCACATCGGACGCCGCCGGATCTCCCCCCACCCGGCGGCGCCACCCATGGTGATCGACTGGCGCGCCCCGGTCTCCCGCACCTTCTACCAGGCCAGCGCCCGCGACCCGCGCGGCGTGGCGGTGCGCCGCCGCTTCGGCTGGGCCCCGGGCAGCCACGGCGCCGCCGAGGACCTCACCGGCCTGGAGGACGAACGCCTCACCGCACGCGCCGGCGCCGGCGTCCACGGCGGCGTCGACGACCGCGCGGACGGCCCCGCCGGCGGCAGCCGCATCGTGGCCGGCGAGATCGAGCGCCCACGGGTCGGGCCGATGCGCGACATCGTCGCCACCATCCAGCCCGAGCAGGACGACCTGGTGCGCGGCGGCCTCGCCGACTCCGTCTGCGTGCAGGGAGCCCCCGGCACCGGGAAGACCGCCGTCGGCCTGCACCGCGCCGCCTACCTGCTGTACACCTACCCCCAGCGGATCCAGCGCGGCGGCCTGCTCGTCCTCGGCCCCAACCGGGCCTTCCTGCGCTACATCGCCGAGGTGCTGCCGGCCCTCGGCGAGATCGACGTCAGGCAGTGCACCATCGAGGACGAGATCGCCCGCCACCCCGTGCGGGCCACCGACGGCGACGCCGCCGCGGCCGTCAAGCACGACGTGCGGATGGCCGCCGTGCTCGCCCGCGCCCTGTACGGCCGGGTGCGGCGCCCCGCCGAACTGCTCACCGAGCCGCTCGCCGTCCCCGACGGCTCCTACCGCTGGCGCGTCCCGGTGGAGGAACTCGACCGCGTGGTGGCCGAGGTGCGCGCGCAGGCACCCCCCTACGCGGTCGGCCGCGAACACGTCCGCTCCCGCACCGTCGCGCTGATCCAACGCCAGGCGGAACGGCGGGCCGGCCCGCCCGGCAACGAGTGGCTGCGCCGGATTGGCCGGGCGAAGGCCGTCACCGCCTACCTGGACGCCGTCTGGCCGGCCACGCGCCCGGAGGAGGTGGTGGCCGCGCTGCTCGGCGACCCCGCCGCCCTCGCCGAGGCCGCCGACGGCCTGCTCACCGCCGGGGAACAGGCGGCGATCAGCTGGCCGAAGCCGCCGCGCACCTTCCGCACCGCCCGGTGGTCGGCGGCCGACATGGTCCTGCTCGACGAGGTCGCCGGCCTGATCGAGCGGCCCGCCGGCTACGGCCACGTCGTCGTGGACGAGGCCCAGGACCTCTCGCCCATGCAGTGCCGGGCGATCGCCCGCCGGGTCGACTTCGGCTCGATCACCGTGCTCGGCGACCTCGCCCAGGGCACCACCCCCTGGGCCGCCGACAACTGGCCCGAACAGCTGGCCCACCTCGGCAAGCCCGACGCCGCCGTCGTCCCGCTGACCACCGGCTTCCGCGTCCCCGCGGCCGTCGTCGCGCTCGCCAACCGGCTGCTCGACGCGCTGCCGGTGGACGTCCCGCCCGCGCGTTCGCTGCGCCGCGACGGCGAGCTGCGGATCGAGCGGGTGGAGC is a genomic window containing:
- a CDS encoding maleylpyruvate isomerase family mycothiol-dependent enzyme codes for the protein MTTPWPDLVTRAADECTAVLDKGADQDWSRPATGLDWSCRTTLDHLALGLVGYAGLLIAQPTDRFTALSASLAEGTPIPTCLEGVRISAALLASTVREAAPEARAWHPWGTSDGPGFAAMALVEMLVHTYDIARTLGLDWTPPDELSAPAVRRLFPDAPSGHGASETLLWCAGRIALPGLARLERCQWDGRVR
- a CDS encoding NAD(P)-dependent oxidoreductase, with amino-acid sequence MRSDANTPSETREGVAVIGLGLMGQALAGAFLNAGHPTTVWNRTADKADALVDRGAVRAGTVAEAVAAAEVVVVCLSTYEVALELLEPLTGTLAGRTLVNLTSGSPEQARQTADWAAGHGIPYLDGAVMSIPIGVGQPEAVLLYSGPRALFDAHRATLAALGGGTTHLGEDFGLASLYDVALLGLMWSTMSGYVHAVALLGAEGVDARTFTPVGNRWLSTITGYLTEYAKQVDAGAYPADATLDIQVTTMEHVLHASRERGVNVELPTLIKTLAERAIAAGHGGSSFASLVEVMRKPA
- a CDS encoding GlxA family transcriptional regulator — encoded protein: MSPGSVAVAVIDDADTHPWDLFELAIVCAVFGKAQPDLADPWYDLRLCGSRAGATRAGFGFVLDTRYGLADLPKADTVIVPSVPDECVEGDRELDPELIDALREASAAGARMVSLCNGAFALAAAGILDGRRATAHWVHTATLARRYPRVRVDDSVLYVDDGDVLTSAGVTAGLDLCLHLVRRDLGATVANQLARRMVVPAHRPGGQAQFVDLSVPACDDDSLGPVLEWATAHLDQPLTVEDLARRAGMSTRTFFRRLHSATGTTPLRWLLGQRLARAQSLLESTNLSIDQVGQYSGLGTGTNLRRHFTAHVGVPPSDYRRAFQQSRPEH
- a CDS encoding HelD family protein is translated as MVRDAGDQVVSGENASADGASAEALGRRLRGRARDLREEPDRPLFFGRLDFDDSPDGGDHRGQSYHIGRRRISPHPAAPPMVIDWRAPVSRTFYQASARDPRGVAVRRRFGWAPGSHGAAEDLTGLEDERLTARAGAGVHGGVDDRADGPAGGSRIVAGEIERPRVGPMRDIVATIQPEQDDLVRGGLADSVCVQGAPGTGKTAVGLHRAAYLLYTYPQRIQRGGLLVLGPNRAFLRYIAEVLPALGEIDVRQCTIEDEIARHPVRATDGDAAAAVKHDVRMAAVLARALYGRVRRPAELLTEPLAVPDGSYRWRVPVEELDRVVAEVRAQAPPYAVGREHVRSRTVALIQRQAERRAGPPGNEWLRRIGRAKAVTAYLDAVWPATRPEEVVAALLGDPAALAEAADGLLTAGEQAAISWPKPPRTFRTARWSAADMVLLDEVAGLIERPAGYGHVVVDEAQDLSPMQCRAIARRVDFGSITVLGDLAQGTTPWAADNWPEQLAHLGKPDAAVVPLTTGFRVPAAVVALANRLLDALPVDVPPARSLRRDGELRIERVERGDDLAAATVAAVREALAREGSVGVIATEPDAARAGAALRAAGIPAAGVEEIGTAARVTVLPATAADGLEFDHVVVVEPAAIEAAEPRGRHRLYVVLTRAVSRLHLLHHRPLPAPLAD
- a CDS encoding CatB-related O-acetyltransferase — protein: MPLPADPTVLHPMPDQPRVVLLKPLVKSPLIEVGEYSYYDDPDDATAFETRNVLYHYGPEKLVIGRFCALGTGVRFIMNGANHRMDGPSTFPFPTMGGSWAEHFDLLTGLPNRGDTVVGNDVWFGYGSTVMPGVRIGHGAIIGSGAVVTADVPDYGIVGGNPARLIRTRYSDEDVARLLAVAWWDWPAEHITRHVRTIMSGSVADLEAAAPGAPTT